The Ziziphus jujuba cultivar Dongzao chromosome 1, ASM3175591v1 genome segment ACCATCAATAATGCTAATTTATAGCTAATTGATAGTTTGAAGAGGCTTAAACATGTATAAAAACAcggtatattttttttttttttggttatattatAATCTACTGTCTAGCTAATTGTAATAATAAAGTAGGTcgaaattttctttattttatgaaaaaatggagagaataataattttaatacttTAGCAAATACGACGTTGTATTCTCAACAAAatcattataaattatttaaaactccTCCagtagaagaaaataaaaatgttttggttTTGTCAGGAATTAATCCACCAAAATGAattggaaattgaaaaaaaaattgtaattgaaaCCAAAGAACTAACCAGTCAATTTAtctataattaaaacaaaagaagtagtataatagatattatattataaataagtatattcttttaattacatatttcaTTTACTATTAACTAACTGTATcaactaattatatttatagaagagataaaccaaaaatacacaaaaataagtgtaaaatagcttaaaattaataaaagaaatggaaaaagaaaaagtttaaaacTCTTTCCAGGTGGCCGATCTAGAAATTTAATTAAGGGGGAGCACCATTGTATAACGAGGATATTTTTGAAGGcaatggtaatatatatataaattactaCTTTAGCTTAAtacttatatatgaaaaaattttatttaaataaattttaaatttcaaattttaaattagaatttatttgttataattcGGCGTAAAACTGagatggctttttttttttttttcccccttaagaTAAGAACCTTTAACTTCTgagcaaagttaaaaaaatctaatcaagttaataaaataaaagttttgatCATATAGTTACCAATAATTACTTGAAAAGAAAGGAACGTTTAGATTGAgtaatgatataaaataatttcacttaGTTCCCATAGGAAAAGGCAGTTTATGaggaaaaaataacaatttaaaacaaatgctttataaatatgtaacggaaataatacatttttttaaaaaaaggcagTTCTATCgacttataaaatatattaactatGCTACGAtctgttttaaaatttattttaactaGGTTTTTTAGCTGAAACGGATGTGTTATattaacccccaaaaaaaaaaaaaaaaaaaaggggcaatcATACACATACAATCATGATGCCAACGAATCAGCTTGTGGCGTGATAACCTCCACAATCCTCTTCCAAAATGTTTGTAAAATCATTAGAGCTTAACAAAAGATTAATTAGACCCTTCTTTGCATTAGACAAGCCCCATTTGGACGTGTAATGTGCcaacaaagtaaaatttatttttactagttatatCAATAATTTATGCATATTTTAATGACTTAAAGTTGAACTTACATATGctacaatttataatttttcttaatcCCTTTTAGGCGTTGTTTGAATATTGGaaatacaaaatgaaaaaataaattagagggaaaaatatatatatatatatagaagaaaaaaaaaaaggaatttttctTACGTTTGGTTTAGCAAtttgcaaggaaaaaaaaatttacatgtagTTTTTCACAaacatgagagagagagagagagagagagagagagagagagttatggAGAATAGAGAGAAAGATAGATAGAGAAGAGAGAGTTACAAAAGAGAGACAGGAGAAAAAGTTATAGAGGAAAGAAAGAatagagagaaaagagaggagagagattATACGAGAGGGTTACAGATAAGTAAGGGAaagaagagaaataaaaaaacagaataGAGGGGATCACAATAGAGATGAGAGAGACAGAGGGAAAAACAGAGATAATCAATACGCAATTATAATGTatctaataattgttttttaatatttaaaactatttaagagattttaatagaaaatattgttaaaatgttaaaaaattattaaaattgtaatacAGATAATATATTTTACAGTATGAATAAATATACCaatcaaaacattttaaatggGGCACGTGCCCCTTGGACCCATGTAACCTGTCTTTGCTTGGGACAAACATTCACTAGATCTACCAAAAAAGACAACATTACGGAGGGGAACGTGCCGCTGGAACCCATGTGGGTCTGCCTGTACCTGGGACAAACATTCACTATAGATCTAATTCAAATTTGTTCcaagatttcaatttttttatttatttttatgccaTGCAAATGAAGTATATATGCCTTCATCCCAAAACatcataattaaaatttatctagCTGACTTTGAATAATGGACTTTTAACTTCCCCCTAAAGGGGTGAACATATTGCCAAGTAATATTAGTACATAATAAAGTAACATATTTTGTTAACGTTGCTCTACTTTTACTATTTACCAAAGCTTATCAAAACTATCAGTTTGAATTTGAATAAGGAGCTCAGttgatgcccaaaaaaaaaagtttagcattgattttatattaacaaaagaaaaatgaaaatggatgaCTTTGCAAGCCTTCATATATAGGTAAatcatacaaaaataaaataagtttttatataatacaattattattatgaatgaAATCAGACATTATGAATAGGTGATAACcatctaaaattattaaatttgcataatttataaaatataatcgtTATAAATGACTATTTCCTACTAAATAGTGAACAACTTTCCCTTtgataatattttcatatttccttacatgtatatatataatgtgctTACCAAAAAAACTGCCTTGATGTTTCTGTCGGTTAGGGGATGATCAAGCTGGCCACCATCCTGAAATTTCAAAAGAACATCAACTAAATCTTCCTGTTCATCTGCCTCTTCATCTTCATAGAATTCACTTCTTTTCATCCTCTTCTTTTTATGGTCACTTAAGATGTTTCCAAGTATCCTATCAGCCTCTGCATGAACTTTCTCAAGTTTATGCCTCAGTCCACCAACCAGTTGAAGCATTTTGATTGAAGGGTACATGTCTGCAATATAAAACCCTCCTGCAAGCTTTGTGATTTCCTTGGCAATGGTTATGAACGTTTCTTGATCTTTGGCTTTTGAACCGAAAGCCGCCCTTCCTGTGATCCCATAATTCAATGAAAAGATTTTCTCTGTAAGATTGATTACTTGCCCTTCACTCGAATATATTGTTCTGATGAAATTTGATACCTCCTCTTCTCTTATGGATCCGAACGATTTGACACGGCTTGCACTTAACAATTCCATGCTGCAAATTTTCCTCAGCTGTCTCCAGTAATTCCCATATGGAGAAAATGAAATGCCAGTAGAGTCATAGGCCAAGATTTCTGCAGCAAGAAGGAATGGCCTATTGGCAAAGGTTGTGTCATGGGTTTTGAGAACATCTTTCGCAATTTCGGGCGAAGAAACAATGATGTTTGAAACTTCACCAAGCTTCAAGTGCATGAGAGGTCCATATTTCATGGCCAATTTTCTCAAAGAGTGATGGGGAAGTGAGTCAGTAAGCTGGTGCATGTTTCCTATTATAGGCAGTTTCCATGGACCTGGAGGTAACTTTGGTGTTGGTTGTTTGGATTTGATTCTGCATAAGATGTGGATCATCATGaccaagaagaggaagaaggtgAAAAGGGCAGAGGAGGACGGAATGTGGATCTCCATGAATTATGAGATGGATGGGAATAGTTCAGAGAATGCTTGGTTCAATTGTGTTTAGTGACAGAGAAACTGCTCTGTTTTGTACCagttttaactattaaaatattgTGTGCACATGCTAAGTAgtgcagggaaaaaaaaaaaataaataaataaaaaatcgcTAAGATGAAAGATGCCACTCTCAGCCACGAACAAGTTTGGCACAAATTGATTCTCGAAGGGttgattaaattaaatacactttttaaagatttttacaCTTTGCCCCTTTGAACTTTAAAATTTGCTTACATTTGTCTCTCTAAATGTTGTTGTCATATTTCAGTTCAATTAGTAAGGAGATTCAAAATGGGTAATGGAAATTTCgataaattgtaaaataaaaaaatatgcatatatttggAGAGCAAGATGAAATAATATACAGGATAGTGTAGga includes the following:
- the LOC107433299 gene encoding cytochrome P450 71D9-like, whose amino-acid sequence is MEIHIPSSSALFTFFLFLVMMIHILCRIKSKQPTPKLPPGPWKLPIIGNMHQLTDSLPHHSLRKLAMKYGPLMHLKLGEVSNIIVSSPEIAKDVLKTHDTTFANRPFLLAAEILAYDSTGISFSPYGNYWRQLRKICSMELLSASRVKSFGSIREEEVSNFIRTIYSSEGQVINLTEKIFSLNYGITGRAAFGSKAKDQETFITIAKEITKLAGGFYIADMYPSIKMLQLVGGLRHKLEKVHAEADRILGNILSDHKKKRMKRSEFYEDEEADEQEDLVDVLLKFQDGGQLDHPLTDRNIKAVFLDIFTAGSEPSSTAIVWAMSELVKNPNVMEKAQSEVRRVFDGKSNVDETKIHELEYLKAVIKETLRIHPPVPLLLPKETSQSCVVNGYYIPKKTKVIVNAWAIGRDPKHWTEPEKFNPERFLNNSVDFKGLDLEYIPFGAGRRICPGMIFGMIAVELILAQLLFHFDWKLPSGFKPEDLDMTEVFGLSSRKRVDLCLIPIPHHPNIFST